tatataataatagctTATTCTCCATTTTAACGAAATCATATCATATTATAGTAACTTAAATGTGTGCGTGTGTCTGCAGCGAGGAAAAACTCCTTCAGAAGACACTTTCCAAGGCCAGAGGACTTTGCAAAGGCTGTCTACACATTTGATATCGGTCAAAATGATATTGCTGCTGCTATTAACAGAGTGGGCACAGAAGATTCTCATGCAGTGATCTCAGATATTGTGGAACATTTTGCAGAACAAGTTGAAGTAAGTGATTGAAGTTGATGActtgtgtttatttttatatttcaataatgGGACAAGTGGcagttaattaataatttcagaagttttgtaaaatttgttttttcattttaacaaatatCGCTTCCTTTTTTCAGTATTTACATAAACTAGGAGCAAGGACATTTTGGATACATAACTCTGGTCCCATTGGTTGCTTACCAGTGGCCATGCCCGTGCACAACAATGCCACCAACCATACTCAGGAGGCCGGTTATCTTGATCAAAACGGCTGTATCAATTATCAAAACGACATGGCAAGAGAGTTTAATAAAAAGCTGAAGAATTTCGTGCTTAAACTAAGAGCAAAGTTCCTAGATGCCTCTTTCATTTATGTAGACATGTTCTCCGCTAAGTATGAGCTAATAAGTAATGCTAACAAAGAAGGTAACCCTCCCGCACCGACGTCGGTGAATCTATCGATAGTTGCAATCCCATGtgcaaattttatattatttctctcGTCCATTTTACAAGGAACTTTAAAAAGTATTCAAAATCTGATGATagaaaatagtaatattttaaaatattaaattgaaacaatctCTTAAAAATAGCAAGCAAAAATTATTTAgtcattcttttatatttatatttgggAAGTATTACATTTTAACGTATGAGATTTCAAGGTCAAATGAGGGAGTGTGTGGATGGAATTAATTAATGTTGACATTGATGAAATGTAGGATTCGTGGAGCCTTCAGAAATCTGTTGTGGGTATCATAAGGATGGTTACCACTTGTATTGTGGGAACAAAGCAATGATCAATGGCAAGGAAGTCTTTGCAGGTTCTTGTGGTGATCCTTCCAAGTACATTAGTTGGGATGGAGTGCACTACACGGAAGCCGCAAACCGTTGGATTGCCAATCGAATAATCAACGGTTCCTTTTCTGATCCACCACTTTCACTTACACACTCGTGCCGTGCCGTACCCATTTAGTTACATTTAATTACCACCTTTGTGAATCTATTGCAAGGTGTTTTgtttaatcataatttaaatCTTTTACATTTCTCTTTTATCATGGATGACTGAGTCACTTTCAGCCATGATTTGTTTGTTATGTTGTTCcctgttttataaaaaaacatatatattaatacatattacattttcttttatttgttaggTTTAATAATACATTTTGTCGTTATATATCCgttattgacatttttttatgaatatcaatgatattttaatgaaggatacatatatatatatatatatatatatatatatatatatatatatatatatatagatagatattcTAAAAATGGATAATTTTAGACCGAAACATCCATCATCAGTAGTGATGTTTGTGTTTGCATTGAAGTATATTTTGATGTTCAGAACTATTTGTTGTCTCATTTACATTCATAATTctagttattaatattattaaaaaaagtatttttaaaatggtCAATTCTTCTTAAAAGAATTCATGTAGTTCTCTACTAATATTGTAAAGGTATTTTAGATAATAGGTCTTTTTACTCTACAAAATTGTTCAAGATAtctattatgattatttttgtaCTATAAAACATTAGAACATAGttactaaaaattttcatattacatgattttttttaaaagatttgttaaaaaaatttgttagaaaaaactatttttctactattttttctaagaatcttaattggcaggtaattctttcataggtaattatttcctacaaaattataaaattcgtaaatatttcctacaaaatttgttatgaaaagtgttttatacaaaatattttgcaaaaaaattgacagcaatttcctataattatttttcataacaaaatttataagtatttcctaaaaaaaattcaaaacaaaattggcaggaaatatgagttttttttaataatgaatgATAATTTCTCTATTGACATGGAgatatattttacataatgttttttttaagttataaattGTTTGTTCCCCAAAGCATTAAAACTTTGTATacatgtatttttcttttaataagaTTTGTGACCTAAGTTTTCGAATCATTTAGCTTTCAAATGCATCTAATGATACTGAATTGCAGATAATTGATTTGGAATTAACAATCATTTAAGTGATGATATAATCACTATTAAAAAACTCAtttctatcaattttattttgaatttttttttaagaaatacttataaattttgttatgaaaaaaaaatcgtaGGAAATTACTGCCAATtgtttgcaaaatattttgtataaaacactttttacaacaaattttaagaaatatttgcgaattttataattttgtagaaaataattatccacaAAAGAATTACCTGTGaatcaatattcttaaaaaaaataggagataaaaagtatttttagtaGTGAATAATAACTTGACTTAAAAGAGATAGTGCAACCAGTTTGTTAACTAACAAATATAAAGCTTCAATTAAAGACATTGAAAGACACATTAATATTGAGGAATGACAAATCAAATTTGTAAACTAATGTGTtggttcttttattatttatcttcgATTTTTGAATGTATAACGTGATGTGTTTGAATGCTTTCAATTTGTAATATGTATGAAAATTGATGACCATCATAGGAAACATGAAATGTTATTAGTTGACATGTGTTGTGTTGTTGTACACATTTAAGTTAGATATGTTATAATAGTTTAGGTtagaaatatttaacataatttaaaaaataaataaataaattatcatacCCTTGTTATTGGactattaattttataagataatGCAGAGttattaactttattaaaaattactatttcatttaatcatatttatagaATTTAATCTTATTTACTCCTATTATCTATAAATTTACTGTTTATTTCCATCACAGACACAACAAACAcaacaacttatataaaagtatttttaatgtttttagtcttttaaaaCATTGATGTTTACAGGATTCAAAGAATATTTGCTACACTCATCCATCTAAGTGATTGTTGTATATCTTGGTTAAGAAgtgtatataattttgttttacctTGTGTAATTGGAACACTTTCTCTTTAAGGGCTCTACATGTCTTAATCCATACTTTTTTTAAGCTTTcctttgtttataaatttatcatatatattgtTGTTTTTTAGTGTATAAGAATAATTATGCTTTATCAActtttactattaaaaattatcatattagataagatttttattaaaaatttgttaaaaaaatttgtaaaaaaagacttttttctactataaaatttgtaagtatttcttataaaatttgttgtgaaaagtgttttatacaaaatattttaaaaaaattggcagcaatttcctataaaatttttttcgtaacaaaatttagaagtgttttctacgaaaaaaatttcaaaacaaaattggcaagaaatatgagtttttttagtagtgtttcttttatccatttatatatgtcttcttcttcttcttcttattattattattattattattattattattattattattattattattattattattatttatttttttattatattttctaaccatttatttattattgaataattgaaaattattgaCTCGTGATACGagcattaaaataaatttcgcATTCTCAACACTAAATTtgtataatgtaaaataaaactaGCTAATTGTgtttaatcatttaattttattagatgCCTCATCttactgtttttattttctgataatgatataaaatgatttattttactgtactaattttacttaatattttaaatttaatattttgtactaAATTTTAGGGATTACTATAATGtatcatctattttttttatttcaattatttttctattttacttcatttcttaattattgtaatttttttataaaataaaacaagatcatttaaaaaaaatcgtaAATATTTTACAGAATAGCttttaagaaaaacttaaaacaatttatatgcaattaatatattttaatatgctGTAACtacttataaaattatctaaatcaattttaaaattttaaaatttgcgtcaaaaaagtaattttagataaataataatatagttcttacagtttataaataaatattcaagatttaattttattaaaataaattttagataactttatatttaatatatatatatatatatataataaatatattacagTTTTATTATAACAATTAGAAAAACTTAGAATTAATGAATGAATATTTCAcagtattttaatataaaaaatttagtgaataatttaaagtaaatataaaaaagtgattacaaatattaagaaaatgttttaaacaagaaacgaattaaaagaaattgaacttcttctttttttactaacaaattttaGCTCAAtagttaagaagaaaaaaaatgatctcatgttttataatttgaattatacattttaaaaaaatattttatgaaaaacatatagaaacattaattataaaatattattttcaaatataatataaataaatatttgttcattattataaaatgtaatttctagttataaattttaacattaatattttatttataaggcttattattagtttttaatatatgattaaaaaaaacatcatgttcatataaataaaaatatataggtgtttttataagaaaaaataaaataaaaacagtgtttttttatttttataaaataataaaacaaatgaatGATTGTTTGAAACGTAACTTCAACTAGAATTGTTTATCGATTACTTGTCAGAGTCTCAGAGGAAATACACTACATTGTATGTTTTGGATACCAGTTTTAATAATTAAGGAATT
This region of Vigna unguiculata cultivar IT97K-499-35 chromosome 5, ASM411807v1, whole genome shotgun sequence genomic DNA includes:
- the LOC114184186 gene encoding GDSL esterase/lipase At5g14450-like: MGFLVQLVAFILLPLLASMRAEDTINSSQPCDFRAIFNFGDSNSDTGCMAAAFYPEVSPYGQTFFHEPVGRASDGRLIIDFIAQHLRFPLLSAYINSIGTSYRHGANFAAGSSTIRRQNRTVFEGGTPFTFEIQIEQFNQFKQRTGKFFNQARKNSFRRHFPRPEDFAKAVYTFDIGQNDIAAAINRVGTEDSHAVISDIVEHFAEQVEYLHKLGARTFWIHNSGPIGCLPVAMPVHNNATNHTQEAGYLDQNGCINYQNDMAREFNKKLKNFVLKLRAKFLDASFIYVDMFSAKYELISNANKEGFVEPSEICCGYHKDGYHLYCGNKAMINGKEVFAGSCGDPSKYISWDGVHYTEAANRWIANRIINGSFSDPPLSLTHSCRAVPI